One genomic window of Corallococcus caeni includes the following:
- the glyS gene encoding glycine--tRNA ligase subunit beta, whose translation MARDLLLEVGAEEIPASFIVPALEDLKRVLTERMADARLKHGEVRTFGTPRRLAIWVRDVADAGEDITKEVLGPSAKAAFDAQGKPTKAAEKFAEGLKLTVDALGRTTTAKGEYVSARVEEKGRPADAILQDALHAAVHGINFKKSMRWGDVDTSFARPVQWLVALLGDTELAVVLGDVKSGRTTYGHRFLAPGPIPLKAPADYESTLEKAHVLADLGKRRASLVEKLHAAAKGAGGQLMEDEGLVDQVTNLVELPNPVVGSFDPRHLDLPPEVLVQEMKSHQRYFSLLDAQGKLLPRFIAVSNTPVRDAQLSLRGYERVLRARLADGRFFFDEDRRTPLADRVEKLGRVVWQGQLGTYLEKVERFRALAGFLAQATGRAGEAATVERAATLSKADLVTGMVGEFPELQGVMGREYAKAGGEPDAVALAIFEHYLPRGAEDALPSQDAGALIGLADRLDSLCGIFAIGKAPSGAADPFALRRACLSIIRIVLGRGYRFSLSAAVDEALRLLAPKLANVKRKPGEAAPREQVLEFFRGRLKALWGEQHRTDVVEAVLAVGFDDLVAAKKRLEALSLLVGHSDFQPLAAAFKRVVNIVEKQGKDVAGGQTNPQRFTDEPEKNLHTAFTQARDKVGERVRADDFAGALKEITGLKPAVDTFFDKVMVMAEDKDLRENRIRFLTEIGALFNQVADFSKIQAETAAAA comes from the coding sequence GTGGCGCGTGATCTGCTGCTGGAGGTCGGCGCCGAGGAGATCCCGGCGTCGTTCATCGTGCCCGCGCTGGAGGACCTGAAGCGCGTGCTCACCGAGCGCATGGCCGACGCCCGCCTGAAGCACGGCGAGGTGCGCACGTTCGGAACGCCGCGCCGGCTGGCCATCTGGGTCCGCGACGTGGCGGACGCGGGAGAGGACATCACGAAGGAGGTGCTGGGGCCCAGCGCCAAGGCCGCCTTCGACGCGCAGGGCAAGCCCACCAAGGCGGCGGAGAAGTTCGCCGAGGGGCTCAAGCTGACCGTGGACGCGCTCGGCCGCACGACGACGGCCAAGGGCGAGTACGTGTCGGCGCGCGTGGAGGAGAAGGGACGCCCGGCGGACGCCATCCTCCAGGATGCGCTGCACGCCGCGGTGCACGGCATCAACTTCAAGAAGTCCATGCGCTGGGGGGACGTGGACACGTCCTTCGCGCGCCCGGTGCAGTGGCTGGTGGCGCTGCTGGGTGACACGGAGCTGGCGGTGGTGCTCGGCGACGTGAAGAGCGGACGGACGACCTACGGCCACCGCTTCCTCGCGCCGGGGCCCATCCCGCTGAAGGCGCCCGCGGACTACGAGTCCACGCTGGAGAAGGCGCACGTGCTGGCGGACCTCGGCAAGCGCCGCGCGTCGCTCGTGGAGAAGCTGCACGCCGCGGCGAAGGGCGCCGGCGGGCAGCTCATGGAGGACGAGGGACTGGTGGACCAGGTGACGAACCTGGTGGAGCTGCCGAACCCCGTGGTGGGCAGCTTCGACCCGCGCCACCTGGACCTGCCGCCGGAGGTGCTGGTGCAGGAGATGAAGAGCCACCAGCGCTACTTCTCGCTGCTGGACGCGCAGGGGAAGCTGCTGCCGCGCTTCATCGCCGTGTCCAACACGCCGGTGCGCGACGCGCAGCTGTCCCTGCGTGGGTACGAGCGCGTGCTGCGCGCGCGGCTCGCGGACGGGCGCTTCTTCTTCGACGAGGACCGCCGCACGCCGCTGGCCGACCGCGTGGAGAAGCTGGGCCGCGTGGTGTGGCAGGGCCAGCTGGGCACGTACCTGGAGAAGGTGGAGCGCTTCCGTGCGCTGGCGGGCTTCCTGGCCCAGGCCACGGGCAGGGCAGGGGAGGCGGCCACGGTGGAGCGCGCCGCCACGCTGTCCAAGGCGGACCTCGTCACCGGCATGGTGGGCGAGTTCCCGGAGCTCCAGGGCGTGATGGGCCGCGAGTACGCGAAGGCGGGCGGCGAGCCCGACGCGGTGGCGCTGGCCATCTTCGAGCACTACCTGCCCCGCGGCGCCGAGGACGCGCTGCCGTCGCAGGACGCGGGCGCGCTCATCGGCCTGGCGGACCGGCTGGACTCGCTGTGCGGCATCTTCGCCATTGGCAAGGCGCCGTCGGGCGCGGCGGATCCGTTCGCGCTGCGCCGCGCGTGCCTGTCCATCATCCGCATCGTGCTGGGGCGCGGCTACCGCTTCAGCCTTTCGGCCGCGGTAGACGAGGCGCTGCGCCTCCTGGCCCCGAAGCTGGCGAACGTGAAGCGCAAGCCGGGCGAGGCGGCCCCGCGTGAGCAGGTGCTGGAGTTCTTCCGCGGCCGCCTCAAGGCGCTGTGGGGCGAGCAGCACCGCACGGACGTCGTGGAGGCCGTGCTGGCCGTGGGCTTCGACGACCTCGTCGCGGCGAAGAAGCGCCTGGAGGCCCTGAGCCTGCTCGTGGGCCACTCGGACTTCCAGCCGCTGGCGGCGGCGTTCAAGCGCGTGGTCAACATCGTGGAGAAGCAGGGCAAGGACGTGGCGGGCGGGCAGACCAACCCGCAGCGCTTCACGGACGAGCCGGAGAAGAACCTCCACACCGCCTTCACCCAGGCCCGCGACAAGGTGGGCGAGCGCGTGCGCGCGGACGACTTCGCCGGGGCGCTCAAGGAGATCACCGGCCTGAAGCCCGCCGTGGACACCTTCTTCGACAAGGTGATGGTGATGGCCGAGGACAAGGACCTGCGGGAGAACCGCATCCGGTTCCTCACGGAGATTGGCGCCCTGTTCAACCAGGTGGCGGACTTTTCCAAGATCCAGGCCGAAACCGCTGCGGCGGCCTGA
- a CDS encoding nucleotidyltransferase domain-containing protein: MKGKVTDHQERMADRVLDAESLQREHLVISLSGAHAYGFPSHDSDLDLKAIHIAPTAALLGLQPRHVPAERLEVLEGVEVDYSSNELQPVLLGILQGNGNYIERVLGAITVRALPELETLRPRVRAVLSRRIHRHYRGFAQGQLREWEKSGFRSVKKLLYVLRTTLTGTHALRTGEVETDVTALLEPYGFGEAHALVERKRRGERIELTDALSEQWQREVARAFAVLEAADAASMLPLEPQPAAVAALEGWMLDVRRQRFGA; this comes from the coding sequence ATGAAGGGCAAGGTGACGGACCATCAGGAGCGGATGGCGGACCGCGTGCTGGACGCCGAGTCCCTCCAGCGCGAGCACCTGGTCATCTCACTGTCCGGCGCGCATGCGTACGGCTTCCCGTCGCACGACAGTGACCTGGACCTCAAGGCCATCCACATCGCGCCCACCGCCGCGCTCCTCGGTCTCCAGCCCCGGCACGTGCCGGCGGAGCGGCTGGAAGTGCTGGAGGGCGTGGAGGTGGACTACTCGTCCAACGAGCTGCAGCCCGTGCTGCTGGGCATTCTCCAGGGCAACGGCAACTACATCGAGCGGGTGCTGGGCGCCATCACCGTGCGGGCCCTGCCGGAGCTGGAGACGCTGCGACCGCGGGTTCGCGCCGTGCTGTCGCGGCGCATCCACCGGCACTACCGCGGCTTCGCGCAGGGGCAGCTCCGCGAGTGGGAGAAGAGCGGCTTCCGCTCCGTGAAGAAGCTGCTGTACGTCCTGCGCACCACGCTCACCGGAACGCATGCGCTGCGCACGGGCGAGGTGGAGACGGACGTCACCGCGCTGCTGGAGCCGTATGGCTTTGGCGAGGCCCACGCGCTGGTGGAGCGCAAGCGGCGCGGCGAGCGCATCGAGTTGACCGACGCGCTCAGCGAACAGTGGCAGCGGGAGGTGGCGCGCGCCTTCGCGGTGCTCGAGGCGGCGGACGCGGCCTCCATGTTGCCCCTGGAGCCACAGCCGGCGGCCGTGGCCGCGCTCGAGGGCTGGATGCTCGACGTGCGGCGACAGCGGTTCGGCGCCTAA
- the glyQ gene encoding glycine--tRNA ligase subunit alpha gives MYFQDLILTLQKHWADQGCIVTQSYDTEVGAGTMAPYTFLHALGPEPWNVAYVQPSRRPADGRFGENPNRLFQHHQFQVILKPAPKNVQELYLESLRKVGLDPLEHDIRFVEDDWESPTLGAWGLGWEVWCDGEEVTQFTYFQQCGGFDCRPVAAELTYGLERLARYLQNVESVFDIEWVKGVKYREVFHANEVEMSKYALHESDPQMLFTLFDAYEKECKRLIERHLPLPAYDYALKCSHTFNLLDARGAISVTERANFIKRVRDNARLCAEGYLQMRERLGYPLTKTPWTVGEQPAVLEGKPASDYWKTVQLNKPVEKKEKAEVSRGA, from the coding sequence ATGTATTTCCAGGACCTCATCCTCACGCTCCAGAAGCACTGGGCCGACCAGGGATGCATCGTCACCCAGTCGTACGACACGGAAGTCGGCGCGGGCACGATGGCCCCCTACACGTTCCTGCACGCGCTCGGTCCCGAGCCCTGGAACGTCGCCTACGTGCAGCCCTCGCGACGCCCCGCCGACGGCCGCTTCGGTGAGAACCCGAACCGGCTGTTCCAGCACCACCAGTTCCAGGTCATCCTCAAGCCCGCGCCCAAGAACGTCCAGGAGCTGTACCTGGAGTCGCTGCGGAAGGTTGGCCTGGATCCGCTGGAGCACGACATCCGCTTCGTGGAGGACGACTGGGAGTCGCCCACGCTGGGGGCCTGGGGCCTGGGCTGGGAGGTGTGGTGCGATGGCGAGGAGGTGACGCAGTTCACCTACTTCCAGCAGTGCGGCGGCTTCGACTGCCGCCCCGTGGCCGCGGAGCTGACGTACGGCCTGGAGCGCCTGGCCAGGTACCTCCAGAACGTGGAGAGCGTCTTCGACATCGAGTGGGTCAAGGGCGTGAAGTACCGCGAGGTCTTCCACGCGAACGAGGTGGAGATGAGCAAGTACGCCCTCCACGAGTCCGACCCGCAGATGCTCTTCACGCTGTTCGACGCGTACGAGAAGGAGTGCAAGCGGCTCATCGAGCGCCACCTGCCGCTGCCCGCGTACGACTACGCGCTGAAGTGCTCGCACACGTTCAACCTGCTGGACGCGCGCGGCGCCATCTCCGTCACCGAGCGCGCCAACTTCATCAAGCGCGTGCGTGACAACGCGCGCCTGTGCGCGGAGGGATACCTCCAGATGCGCGAGCGGCTGGGCTACCCGCTGACGAAGACGCCGTGGACGGTGGGCGAGCAGCCGGCGGTGCTGGAGGGCAAGCCCGCCAGCGACTACTGGAAGACGGTGCAGCTCAACAAGCCGGTGGAGAAGAAGGAGAAGGCGGAGGTGTCCCGTGGCGCGTGA
- a CDS encoding protein kinase domain-containing protein: protein MSMQGGAGEDPDRGRRIGKYEILTRLSMGGMAELFLAFTSGPGGFRKFVAVKQILPDIKKDDQFVKMFLDEARITAAFSHANIGQVFDLGEEDGELYLAMEFLPGQNLEQVVKMAERRKYALPLGFCARVIRDTCLGLHYAHHFMDPSGRPVAVVHRDVSPKNVMLTYDGVVKVIDFGIAKARGKLGRTQVGTVKGTSGYMSPEQVRNKDLDGRSDQFSTGVMFHELLAGQRLFNAPGEAAVMMQIVDGEIPAPRSLNPAVPEALEAVVLKALSRDAAQRFGTCREMARAIEATLGAELFDEDQLTAVMGELFEEKRQKTRTLLELASRAEDARVSEAAGALQAEEGTDQAASAATAQVKSPHAEAPQPDVAASFKPTPVRRAAAESATPAPRATPRSTAEAPEARASRVNTPAVTPRAQRPAGSDAAPIPRVIRPPADAVRPSRARPTARPEPAEARSAPPADSLMDPPSDLQTQRFRTRPARGTARPSRQAEEEVAEAPPSATPAREGSGWGMRLLLLLILGGVGYLATLEPVRRVFMPAYDSAKQWVKAELDPAPPVDPAASGQWPPKPSGPPPGFAQKTETPAPEKSPEVEPTPPEPVVEATPADTKKTPAGKGGRKTKPAPSAPAATPTTPVVAATAEPRPAKPEPSERAPEPVTTVTQAENPEVLDTSTSKGAAKAGLGWLTLYTVPKNAAVFDGATQLGTSPLIKFPLPIGTYRLRVVDPQDPGGTSKLLSAPIRPGEVTKLQIRLVDLPAYAD from the coding sequence ATGAGCATGCAGGGTGGCGCCGGAGAAGATCCCGACCGGGGGCGGCGCATCGGAAAGTACGAGATCCTCACCCGCCTTTCGATGGGAGGGATGGCGGAGCTGTTCCTCGCGTTCACCTCCGGCCCCGGTGGCTTCCGCAAGTTCGTGGCGGTGAAGCAGATCCTCCCCGACATCAAGAAGGACGACCAGTTCGTCAAGATGTTCCTGGACGAGGCGCGCATCACCGCGGCCTTCTCGCACGCGAACATCGGACAGGTTTTCGACCTGGGGGAGGAGGACGGCGAGCTGTACCTCGCCATGGAGTTCCTGCCCGGCCAGAACCTGGAGCAGGTGGTGAAGATGGCGGAGCGGCGCAAGTACGCGCTGCCGCTGGGCTTCTGCGCGCGCGTCATCCGCGACACGTGCCTGGGCCTGCACTACGCCCACCACTTCATGGATCCGTCGGGCCGCCCCGTGGCGGTGGTGCACCGCGACGTGTCGCCGAAGAACGTGATGCTCACCTACGACGGCGTCGTGAAGGTGATCGACTTCGGCATCGCCAAGGCGCGCGGCAAGCTGGGCCGCACCCAGGTCGGCACCGTGAAGGGGACCAGCGGCTACATGTCCCCGGAGCAGGTGCGCAACAAGGACCTGGATGGCCGCAGCGACCAGTTCTCCACGGGCGTGATGTTCCACGAACTGCTGGCCGGTCAGCGCCTGTTCAACGCGCCGGGCGAGGCGGCCGTGATGATGCAGATCGTGGACGGGGAGATCCCCGCGCCGCGCTCGCTCAACCCGGCCGTGCCGGAGGCCCTGGAAGCGGTGGTGCTCAAGGCGCTGTCGCGCGACGCGGCCCAGCGCTTCGGCACCTGCCGGGAGATGGCGCGCGCCATCGAGGCCACGCTGGGCGCCGAGCTGTTCGACGAAGACCAGCTGACCGCCGTCATGGGCGAGCTCTTCGAGGAGAAGCGCCAGAAGACGCGCACCCTCCTGGAGCTGGCCAGCCGCGCCGAGGACGCCCGCGTCAGCGAGGCCGCCGGCGCGCTCCAGGCGGAGGAGGGCACGGATCAAGCCGCCTCCGCGGCCACCGCGCAGGTGAAGTCGCCGCACGCGGAAGCCCCGCAGCCGGACGTCGCCGCGTCCTTCAAGCCCACGCCCGTCCGCCGCGCCGCGGCCGAGTCCGCGACGCCCGCACCGCGCGCGACCCCGCGCTCCACCGCGGAAGCCCCAGAGGCCCGCGCCTCCCGCGTCAACACGCCGGCCGTGACTCCGCGAGCCCAACGGCCCGCGGGTTCGGACGCGGCGCCCATTCCCCGGGTCATCCGTCCTCCCGCGGACGCCGTGCGGCCCTCCAGGGCACGCCCCACCGCGCGGCCCGAACCCGCCGAAGCCCGGAGCGCGCCCCCGGCGGACTCGCTGATGGACCCGCCCAGCGATCTCCAGACGCAGCGCTTCCGGACGCGTCCGGCGCGGGGCACCGCACGTCCGTCCCGCCAGGCGGAGGAGGAGGTGGCCGAAGCGCCTCCCTCGGCCACGCCTGCCCGCGAGGGCTCCGGCTGGGGCATGCGGCTGCTGCTGCTGCTCATCCTGGGGGGCGTGGGCTACCTGGCGACGCTCGAACCCGTGCGCCGCGTGTTCATGCCCGCGTACGACTCCGCGAAGCAGTGGGTGAAGGCGGAGCTGGATCCGGCCCCGCCCGTGGACCCCGCCGCGAGCGGGCAGTGGCCGCCGAAGCCCTCCGGTCCTCCGCCGGGCTTCGCGCAGAAGACCGAAACCCCGGCGCCCGAGAAGTCGCCGGAGGTGGAGCCGACTCCGCCCGAGCCCGTGGTGGAGGCGACGCCCGCCGACACGAAGAAGACGCCCGCGGGGAAGGGGGGCCGCAAGACGAAGCCGGCCCCCAGCGCTCCGGCCGCCACTCCCACCACGCCCGTGGTGGCGGCGACGGCCGAGCCGCGCCCCGCGAAGCCCGAGCCGTCGGAGCGGGCCCCGGAGCCCGTCACCACCGTCACGCAGGCCGAGAACCCGGAGGTGCTGGACACCTCCACCTCGAAGGGCGCGGCGAAGGCGGGCCTGGGGTGGCTGACGCTTTACACGGTGCCAAAGAACGCGGCGGTGTTCGACGGCGCCACGCAGCTGGGCACGTCCCCGCTGATCAAGTTCCCCCTGCCCATCGGGACGTACCGGCTGCGCGTGGTGGACCCGCAGGACCCCGGCGGAACGAGCAAGCTGTTGTCCGCTCCCATTCGTCCGGGCGAGGTGACGAAGCTGCAGATTCGACTGGTCGACCTCCCGGCCTACGCGGACTGA
- a CDS encoding carbohydrate kinase family protein — protein MHEAGPLDVVCVGETLVDFLPVSGGATRVRDVEAWKPSPGGSPANVSVGLARLGLRSAMVGVVGSDEFGHFLRDRLAADGVDVSRLRQVDHARTGLLFVSLDAHGERSFTYFRTRSAEFLLDDSDVDGDFVRRAKALHCGSNSLLLPEAREAMVRMLTLAREAGMLVSCDPNLRLHVWERPEELRVLLGRMLPLCTVVKLSEEEIHFATGEHSPEAALHVLAARGVRLPVVTLGPRGAVFLWQGEVLSVPAPQVTVVDTTGAGDGFVSAMLTGLVRWYGDARSLEGATREDLVALMTFAAAVGARVVTKLGAVAALPLASEVEGLLPTRPSMADAARRIAR, from the coding sequence ATGCACGAGGCCGGACCGCTGGACGTGGTGTGTGTCGGCGAGACGCTGGTGGACTTCCTTCCCGTGTCGGGCGGCGCCACGCGCGTGCGAGACGTGGAGGCCTGGAAGCCATCGCCGGGGGGCTCGCCGGCCAACGTCTCCGTGGGGCTTGCGCGGCTGGGCTTGCGCTCGGCGATGGTGGGCGTGGTGGGCTCCGACGAGTTCGGTCACTTCCTGCGCGACCGGCTGGCGGCGGACGGCGTGGACGTCAGCCGCCTGCGCCAGGTGGACCACGCCCGCACGGGCCTGCTGTTCGTCTCGTTGGATGCGCACGGCGAGCGCAGCTTCACGTACTTCCGGACGCGTTCGGCGGAGTTCCTGCTGGATGACTCGGACGTGGATGGCGACTTCGTGCGCCGTGCGAAGGCGCTGCACTGTGGCTCCAACTCCCTGCTCCTGCCGGAGGCGCGCGAGGCGATGGTGCGCATGCTCACCCTGGCGCGTGAGGCCGGGATGCTGGTGAGCTGTGATCCGAACCTGCGGTTGCACGTGTGGGAACGGCCGGAGGAGCTGCGCGTCCTCCTGGGCCGCATGCTGCCGCTGTGCACGGTGGTGAAGCTGTCCGAGGAGGAGATCCACTTCGCGACCGGCGAGCACTCGCCCGAGGCGGCTTTGCACGTCCTGGCCGCTCGGGGCGTGCGGCTGCCCGTGGTGACGCTGGGCCCTCGCGGCGCGGTGTTCCTCTGGCAGGGGGAGGTCCTCTCCGTACCCGCTCCCCAGGTGACGGTGGTGGACACGACGGGCGCTGGGGACGGCTTCGTGTCCGCGATGTTGACCGGGCTGGTGCGGTGGTACGGCGACGCGCGCTCGCTGGAAGGGGCGACGCGCGAGGACCTGGTCGCGCTGATGACCTTCGCCGCGGCCGTGGGGGCTCGGGTCGTGACGAAGCTGGGCGCGGTCGCGGCGCTCCCGTTGGCGTCCGAGGTCGAGGGGCTGCTGCCCACGCGGCCTTCCATGGCCGACGCCGCGCGACGCATCGCGCGCTGA
- a CDS encoding YncE family protein, which yields MRLHFLTPALLLLGACSLESDPNPPPSTRFVYPSGVAFWRPPTAGGPSASNGYLFVANANFDNCYDSGSVVALNLDALSTQVDGQPVTVPHLGSVLPESALAFEDLASADESLVQIRSFAGELGLWVNPASGLPRLFVPSRAEGNDLHAVDVSLDGNGAPVLNCVQGGVDCRDGALSLTDDIPASLSEAGRPGLPRAPSPIGVTVDAASGTLYVTHSEAADSPAKSSTNFENYLATVKLDNPTRDTLGFIPLSPDGYLYGGSDSVTVGAGYLYVTGRNFVAGINGTVAANFVLRLVDKNEPGIILEPALQSVFSIREARAARVVPRPVTAAERAARPNFVRERLYMLARGPDTLLTLDFEYDAVPGTAATQPFFRVVSAVPLPDGVSDMQLIERTPGTSNADTNILAVTSTGDSAVSLYDEALGQVVAQVPLVNNLNQTSNPSQAFGLAVDNPAGTNAARLFVTNFGDGQVSIVDIPDLARPQDARLVARLGTQQQRDPNQGTSVCQEN from the coding sequence ATGCGCCTCCATTTCCTGACCCCCGCGCTGCTGCTCCTCGGAGCGTGTTCGCTCGAATCCGATCCGAACCCGCCTCCATCCACCCGCTTCGTGTACCCCAGCGGGGTGGCGTTCTGGCGCCCTCCGACGGCGGGAGGGCCCTCGGCGAGCAACGGCTATCTCTTCGTCGCGAACGCCAACTTCGACAACTGCTACGACTCCGGTTCGGTCGTGGCACTGAACCTGGACGCACTGAGCACGCAGGTGGACGGGCAGCCGGTGACGGTGCCCCACCTGGGCAGTGTGCTCCCGGAGTCCGCGCTCGCCTTCGAGGACCTGGCGTCCGCGGACGAGTCGCTCGTGCAGATCCGCAGCTTCGCGGGTGAGCTGGGCCTGTGGGTGAACCCGGCCAGCGGGCTGCCGCGCCTGTTCGTGCCGTCGCGCGCGGAGGGCAACGACCTGCACGCGGTGGACGTGAGCCTGGATGGCAACGGCGCGCCGGTGCTCAACTGCGTGCAGGGCGGCGTGGACTGCCGCGACGGCGCGCTGTCGCTCACCGACGACATCCCGGCGTCCTTGAGCGAGGCGGGCCGGCCGGGCCTGCCCCGTGCCCCGTCGCCCATCGGCGTGACGGTGGATGCGGCGAGCGGCACGCTGTACGTGACGCACTCCGAGGCGGCGGACTCGCCCGCGAAGTCCAGCACCAACTTCGAGAACTACCTGGCCACGGTGAAGCTGGACAACCCCACGCGCGACACGCTGGGCTTCATCCCGCTGTCGCCCGACGGCTACCTCTACGGCGGCTCGGACTCCGTGACGGTGGGCGCAGGCTACCTCTACGTGACGGGCCGCAACTTCGTGGCCGGCATCAACGGCACGGTGGCCGCCAACTTCGTGCTGCGGCTGGTGGACAAGAACGAGCCCGGCATCATCCTGGAGCCCGCACTGCAGTCGGTCTTCAGCATCCGCGAGGCGCGCGCGGCGCGCGTGGTGCCCCGGCCGGTGACGGCGGCGGAGCGGGCGGCGCGTCCGAACTTCGTGCGCGAGCGGCTCTACATGCTGGCGCGCGGCCCGGACACGCTGCTCACCCTCGACTTCGAATACGACGCGGTGCCGGGCACCGCCGCCACCCAGCCCTTCTTCCGCGTGGTCTCCGCGGTGCCCCTGCCGGACGGCGTGAGCGACATGCAGCTCATCGAGCGGACGCCGGGCACGTCCAACGCGGACACCAACATCCTCGCGGTGACGAGCACGGGCGACAGCGCGGTGTCCCTCTACGACGAGGCGCTCGGGCAGGTCGTGGCGCAGGTGCCGCTCGTCAACAACCTCAACCAGACCAGCAACCCGTCGCAGGCCTTCGGGCTCGCGGTGGACAACCCGGCCGGGACGAACGCGGCGCGGCTGTTCGTGACCAACTTCGGTGACGGACAGGTGTCCATCGTGGACATCCCCGACCTCGCGCGCCCCCAGGACGCGAGGCTGGTGGCGAGGCTGGGCACGCAGCAACAGCGCGATCCGAACCAGGGCACCAGCGTGTGCCAGGAGAACTGA
- a CDS encoding FHA domain-containing protein has translation MIDQNSRPARKVGIAEHLWETYEEMAQQMGSDRDALINQALFMFARLNGFIDVKTKGEPAVAAVPSPAPSARAASAPPPAAAAKGAPPVLAPAPASSRPAARNGAEERPSSNGLDNDPVRREVAERVLETAAELERLIKGKNEPPPPSADDMIEDEEEPLPEQEEPPLDDMQDEPPEEAEEEEAMEEPDEEEGAALYLVTESGEQEKIVKDRYVIGRGKHCDFVINSGKVSREHAVIARDGGDFYIEDLGSSNGTWFNKQRIKRRKVEDGDEYFICSEKIRLVIH, from the coding sequence ATGATCGATCAGAACTCCCGTCCCGCACGCAAGGTCGGCATCGCCGAGCACCTGTGGGAGACGTACGAAGAGATGGCCCAGCAGATGGGGTCGGATCGCGACGCGCTCATCAACCAGGCGCTGTTCATGTTCGCGCGTCTCAACGGCTTCATCGACGTGAAGACGAAGGGAGAGCCCGCGGTGGCGGCGGTGCCGTCACCGGCGCCTTCCGCGCGCGCGGCCTCCGCGCCCCCCCCGGCCGCCGCGGCCAAGGGCGCGCCGCCGGTGCTGGCGCCCGCGCCGGCGTCGTCGCGCCCCGCCGCGCGCAACGGGGCGGAGGAGCGTCCTTCCTCCAACGGACTGGACAATGATCCGGTGCGCCGCGAGGTCGCCGAGCGCGTCCTGGAGACGGCCGCGGAGCTGGAGCGGCTCATCAAGGGCAAGAACGAGCCGCCCCCGCCCTCCGCGGACGACATGATCGAGGACGAGGAGGAGCCCCTGCCGGAGCAGGAGGAGCCGCCGCTCGACGACATGCAGGACGAGCCTCCGGAAGAGGCCGAAGAAGAAGAGGCCATGGAGGAGCCGGACGAGGAGGAGGGCGCCGCGCTCTACCTCGTCACGGAGTCCGGCGAGCAGGAGAAGATCGTCAAGGACCGCTACGTCATCGGCCGCGGCAAGCACTGCGACTTCGTCATCAACTCCGGCAAGGTGTCGCGCGAGCACGCCGTCATCGCCCGCGACGGCGGCGACTTCTACATCGAGGACCTCGGCTCCTCGAACGGGACCTGGTTCAACAAGCAGCGCATCAAGCGCCGCAAGGTTGAGGACGGGGACGAGTACTTCATCTGCAGCGAGAAGATCCGCCTCGTCATCCATTGA
- a CDS encoding DNA polymerase beta superfamily protein, with protein sequence MSDTRETSSSTPSRVRGLEQIDRLSVPLPHGTEVTTRVERVASAGRRIPQGVVGRVVRAHDGGFDVQIVGVGEVWFARDELVPRRAGQVQFAQRREAAWGALRPCVVLETRVGSHAWGLADERSDVDVRGVFALPLPWTLGLGQPPQDLVSADGSTTYWEVRKTVEQALRADPNTLETLFVPGATAVDELGTWVLEAREAFVSKAIFGSFGRYAMSQLDKLTRSQRLAEHRDLLLAWLCEEPTPDLDEVARRLAAVSPRAAPTPEDGVLAAKTYVKQLYRSLWDQGLLAANDFAALTAYARGGGQRPPSARELRPKNAYNLLRLVALATGWLRDGVPTFEATGALKARLLDIKGGQVPLEDVLRDAEAMAPGLEAAHRESRLPEHPDYARADRLLRRVGDEVARRWVLKTPGPLGRDAPEAPALEGGTE encoded by the coding sequence ATGAGTGACACCCGAGAGACCTCTTCCTCCACCCCGTCGCGGGTCCGGGGATTGGAGCAGATCGACCGGCTGTCCGTGCCCCTGCCGCACGGCACGGAGGTCACGACGCGCGTGGAGCGCGTGGCGTCCGCGGGGCGCCGGATTCCGCAGGGCGTGGTTGGCCGCGTGGTGCGCGCGCATGACGGCGGCTTCGACGTGCAGATCGTCGGCGTGGGCGAGGTGTGGTTCGCGCGCGATGAGCTGGTCCCCCGGCGCGCGGGACAGGTGCAGTTCGCCCAGCGTCGCGAGGCGGCCTGGGGCGCTCTGCGGCCCTGCGTCGTGCTGGAGACGCGCGTGGGCAGTCACGCGTGGGGGCTCGCGGACGAGCGCTCCGACGTGGACGTTCGCGGTGTCTTCGCGCTGCCCCTGCCGTGGACGCTGGGCCTGGGGCAGCCGCCGCAGGACCTGGTGAGCGCGGATGGCAGCACCACGTACTGGGAGGTCCGCAAGACGGTGGAGCAGGCGCTGCGCGCGGATCCGAACACGCTGGAGACCCTCTTCGTCCCTGGCGCGACGGCGGTGGACGAGCTGGGCACGTGGGTGCTGGAGGCGCGCGAGGCGTTCGTCTCCAAGGCCATCTTCGGCAGCTTCGGACGCTACGCCATGAGCCAGCTCGACAAGCTCACCCGTAGCCAGCGGCTGGCCGAGCACCGCGACCTGCTCCTCGCGTGGCTGTGCGAGGAGCCCACGCCGGACCTGGACGAGGTGGCCCGGCGTCTGGCCGCCGTGTCGCCCCGCGCCGCGCCCACGCCCGAGGACGGGGTGCTCGCGGCGAAGACGTATGTCAAGCAGCTCTACCGCTCGCTCTGGGATCAGGGGCTGCTCGCGGCGAACGACTTCGCGGCGCTCACGGCGTACGCGCGCGGCGGTGGCCAGCGTCCGCCGTCCGCTCGGGAGCTGCGGCCGAAGAACGCCTACAACCTGCTGCGGCTGGTGGCGCTGGCGACGGGGTGGTTGCGCGACGGCGTGCCGACCTTCGAGGCGACGGGGGCGCTGAAGGCGCGGCTGCTCGACATCAAGGGCGGACAGGTGCCTCTGGAGGACGTGCTGCGCGACGCCGAGGCGATGGCGCCGGGGCTGGAGGCCGCGCACCGCGAGAGCCGGCTGCCGGAGCACCCGGACTACGCCCGCGCGGACCGGCTGCTGCGGCGGGTAGGGGACGAGGTGGCTCGGCGCTGGGTCTTGAAGACGCCGGGACCGCTGGGCCGCGATGCGCCGGAAGCCCCGGCACTGGAAGGAGGGACGGAATGA